Proteins from one Terriglobia bacterium genomic window:
- a CDS encoding non-ribosomal peptide synthetase, translated as EEAVAQYADYALWQREWLQGELLREQVHYWKGQLAGLEPLQLPIDGTQSIAAAKGSAHYMFRLDRGLTDRLKQLGRHEGATLFITLFSAFFTVMAHYTGQEDMVIATDVANRNHRETEHLMGFLANQLPLRMSSRGKTTFKELLRAVRIHFFESLSYQDVPFQKIVEELAPGRSMQDPLVRIKLVLQNAALDLRVEGLKMELLDIVPAASKFDLLLTCFEDHNGIAAGFEGRRSLFSPAVLEFLASQWKQVLEDVSAQPDIGLQAISEKLHGLKNENFAARQMKSRQAIFDKLQSARRKQNSLA; from the coding sequence GGGAAGAAGCGGTGGCGCAGTATGCCGATTATGCGCTGTGGCAGCGGGAGTGGTTGCAGGGAGAGTTGCTGCGGGAGCAGGTGCATTACTGGAAAGGGCAGTTGGCCGGACTGGAGCCCCTGCAATTACCCATCGACGGAACGCAGTCCATAGCTGCGGCCAAGGGGAGTGCGCATTATATGTTCAGGCTCGACCGTGGTCTCACGGATCGTCTGAAGCAGCTGGGGCGGCACGAGGGCGCTACCCTGTTTATTACGCTTTTCTCGGCATTCTTCACGGTTATGGCGCACTATACCGGTCAGGAAGATATGGTTATTGCCACTGATGTGGCGAACCGGAATCACCGCGAGACGGAGCATCTGATGGGTTTTCTGGCCAACCAGCTTCCTCTGCGCATGAGTTCACGCGGCAAAACAACTTTCAAAGAGCTGCTGCGCGCCGTTCGGATCCACTTTTTTGAAAGCCTGAGCTATCAGGACGTTCCTTTCCAGAAAATTGTCGAGGAACTGGCGCCGGGGCGCAGCATGCAGGATCCACTCGTAAGAATCAAGCTGGTATTGCAAAACGCGGCACTCGATCTACGCGTAGAAGGGCTGAAGATGGAGCTGCTGGATATTGTTCCCGCGGCCTCGAAATTCGATTTGCTGCTGACCTGTTTTGAGGACCACAATGGCATCGCTGCCGGCTTTGAGGGCCGAAGGAGTCTATTCAGTCCGGCTGTTCTTGAATTTCTGGCGTCCCAATGGAAGCAGGTTCTGGAAGATGTGTCTGCCCAGCCTGACATTGGGCTGCAGGCTATTTCGGAAAAGCTGCATGGTTTAAAGAACGAGAACTTCGCGGCCAGGCAGATGAAATCTCGTCAGGCTATTTTCGACAAGCTACAATCCGCTCGCAGAAAACAAAATTCTCTCGCATAG
- a CDS encoding TauD/TfdA family dioxygenase produces MSPSHIDLGLAKRRGVQSSRECVTIAPLDQNVKIPLTIQTSIRSLKVDIWVQDNIETVQTLLRQNGALLFRGFDVTGQEDLQNFTKAMGMQLMEYMEGATPRKVLGNSVFTSTEFPPEHAIALHNENSYVMTWPAKICFCCIAAPQDRGETPIGDVRGVLARIDPSVRRRFESKGYMLVRSFSEHLGLPWRQSFHVSTPEELEEYCRRARIEMEWIGPEQLRTRQVRPALLRHPQTGDELWFNHIAFWHASSLEESIRKVLLAEYSEQGLPYNVFYGDGEPIDDSVVTHLREAYEAETVKFPWQRGDILLLDNMRVAHGRSPFSGPRKILVSMGDPFTRTDC; encoded by the coding sequence ATGAGTCCTTCGCATATTGATCTTGGTTTGGCCAAACGGCGCGGGGTGCAATCCAGCAGAGAGTGCGTGACCATCGCGCCATTGGACCAAAATGTAAAGATACCGCTGACAATTCAAACATCCATCAGGTCTCTCAAGGTAGACATCTGGGTACAGGACAACATTGAAACCGTCCAGACCCTTCTTCGGCAGAACGGAGCTCTTCTCTTTCGTGGTTTTGATGTCACGGGCCAGGAAGATCTGCAGAACTTCACAAAAGCAATGGGAATGCAACTTATGGAATACATGGAAGGAGCGACACCTCGCAAAGTACTTGGAAACAGCGTCTTCACGTCAACGGAGTTCCCGCCCGAACATGCGATCGCTCTTCATAACGAGAATTCCTACGTCATGACCTGGCCGGCAAAGATATGTTTTTGTTGCATAGCGGCGCCCCAGGATCGTGGGGAAACCCCTATAGGAGATGTTCGCGGCGTTCTGGCGCGCATTGATCCATCCGTCCGGCGGCGCTTTGAAAGCAAAGGTTACATGCTGGTTCGTAGTTTCAGCGAGCATTTAGGACTTCCCTGGCGCCAGTCTTTTCATGTGTCCACGCCCGAGGAACTGGAAGAGTATTGCCGGCGCGCCCGGATCGAGATGGAGTGGATCGGGCCGGAGCAACTTCGCACCCGGCAGGTTCGTCCGGCCTTGTTGCGGCATCCTCAGACCGGTGATGAATTGTGGTTCAACCACATTGCATTTTGGCATGCCTCCAGCCTGGAAGAGAGCATTCGAAAAGTGCTGCTGGCGGAATATTCCGAGCAGGGACTGCCATACAACGTTTTCTACGGAGACGGTGAGCCGATCGACGATTCCGTCGTCACGCATCTCCGTGAAGCCTATGAAGCCGAAACTGTCAAATTTCCCTGGCAGCGCGGTGACATCCTGCTTCTGGACAACATGCGCGTTGCGCACGGCAGAAGCCCCTTCAGCGGCCCCCGGAAAATTCTGGTTTCCATGGGCGATCCCTTCACTCGCACGGATTGCTAG
- a CDS encoding amino acid racemase — translation MKSHGIEQKNCRPVWGILGGMGPLASSEFVNTIYEECSSRPEQERPIVVLLSDPTMPDRSESFLAGTEHVLLERLTERVDQLACFGTTKIIICCVTIHPLIERLAPALQEKIISLVDVAMEHVLLSNRKYLLVCTEGTRHTRIFQNHRLWEQTRDRIVLPDQEDQHRIHELIYKIKTSKDAVRQIEPLDALLEKYAVDSYIVGCTEIHMLAKERQRFSGPRQAPLCIDPLAEIATMICNFREMASEQRELIG, via the coding sequence ATGAAATCTCATGGTATAGAACAAAAGAACTGCCGGCCAGTATGGGGCATTCTTGGTGGTATGGGGCCGTTGGCTTCGTCAGAGTTCGTGAATACAATTTACGAAGAATGTTCCTCTCGGCCGGAGCAGGAGCGACCCATTGTGGTCTTGCTGTCAGATCCAACCATGCCCGACAGAAGCGAGAGCTTTTTGGCCGGGACAGAGCACGTGTTGCTGGAGCGGCTGACCGAAAGAGTGGACCAGCTTGCCTGCTTCGGAACGACCAAAATCATTATCTGTTGCGTAACGATCCATCCTTTAATTGAGCGGCTGGCCCCCGCTTTGCAGGAAAAAATTATTTCGCTTGTGGATGTGGCCATGGAACACGTTCTGCTCAGTAATCGCAAATACCTGCTGGTGTGCACTGAAGGAACGCGGCATACCCGGATTTTCCAGAACCACCGGCTCTGGGAGCAGACCCGTGACCGGATTGTACTTCCCGATCAGGAAGATCAACACCGGATCCATGAGCTGATCTACAAAATAAAAACCAGCAAAGATGCTGTCCGGCAAATTGAGCCGCTCGATGCTCTCCTGGAAAAATATGCCGTTGATTCCTATATAGTCGGATGCACTGAAATTCACATGCTGGCAAAGGAGCGGCAAAGGTTCTCCGGCCCGCGGCAGGCGCCTTTGTGCATCGATCCGCTGGCCGAGATAGCCACAATGATCTGCAACTTCCGGGAAATGGCTTCCGAGCAGAGGGAGCTTATAGGATAA
- a CDS encoding amino acid adenylation domain-containing protein — MNQSLEGYSISPVQHRLWKLLQIEGCDCFSRMKICLEGPLDVARLKIGLHCVVSRHEALRTRLMQLPGISVPVQTIGEIESSFCLELCDGKVRQNQSEPDEAWDFRESPDAVLRARLLRVNDHRHWLLIQTPATCADTASLLVLINELRIAYDQPESSAGQILPAPLQYADVSEWLNQLDESEDSLAGRRYWMRTIADVKLQLPSAKPASVRWESEDVPLSAPVMEALHRFAQQPGRAEALLLAAWAILLKKFGYEVPCIGVACDGRSSELLRNCIGPLMRHLPVHVPLENSISFEVACVKTAEAVAQAIEWQESFNWEQLEKELWNGASLPYLPFSFEYINVMNSGMAGRVMFTTEYLHTAADFVGLHLGCTARSHDFQLRILWDRALYAEKDIKTLCEGLSVLLGHAIAGPKAPWMELSVIGPAQRKWLVEDLNATAAVFRTDAVLLHELVSAQTHKSPGACALLFEGRELTYRELDERAGQLAEYLAGAGIGPEALVAIWMERCPEMVIAMLGVLKAGGAYVPIDPQYPEERVKFMLRDSRAKALIAQRELAAQAHGISPKPLIVQEMCNGLQKEKLALVRPIPENPAYVIYTSGSTGVPKGAVISHKAIVNHMNWMEKEFPLESGDRVLQKTSSSFDASVWEFYAPLMSGSCLVLLRPGGQQDREYLLKCIRENKVTVLQLVPSQLRMLLEADGLEQCTSLRRVFCGGEDLQTDLVLQLRSRLPQCQLYNLYGPTEATIDSTWSLCDARTDVSTAAIGRPIANAKTYIVDPQGELSPPHVKGELYIGGAGLARGYLNRPDLTAERFVPDSFSGKSGARLYRTSDLARYRDDGQLEFIGRLDHQVKLRGFRIEVGEIEAELVKYPGVQQAVAVVREDTPGDKRLVAYVTIAQEARVETSAMQERLKENLPVYMVPSIVIIDAFPLTVNGKVDRKALLQLKREHTTLREKPPESIDEEILCGIFSEVLGRESVGVNDDFFEMGGHSLLATQMISRIRRVFEVDMPLRDLFESPTVGGLCGRIRSARRVNLKPPAATEHAEEIPLSHAQYRIWFVDQMEPGNPAYNMPFAIRLTGPLDVNAVVLSIHEIVRRHEILRTVFVSRDGTPLQRIMPYTKVEVPQLDLAGLDPQERAREISRELLFQTEEPFHLRTGPLLRLKLLHLEEEAHILAGCLHHIVCDGWSINLLAREFSSLYQAYTKGEKSPLPELPIQYADYALWQREWLQSGVLQEQLRYWSRQLAELPPASLPLDLARPVVPDWRAGSMPLSIAEELAQKLKRLAQKESATMFMAFLACWQIVFSRYTGENDVTVGIAISNRSENELEHLIGCFVNTLVLRTPLKLDRSFRENLANVRRITIEAQAHQDLPFEALVEHLQPQREIDRTPLFQAMLVHQHSAALAMKDAPLTAELLPMQARAAKQDLILYFQEAAHGVKGEALYRSALFTPASIARLLQSLEELMQQVCAHPDSPIAGLQWSAATEESGLSASFADSLS; from the coding sequence ATGAATCAATCATTGGAAGGATATTCCATCTCGCCGGTGCAACATCGTTTGTGGAAGCTGTTGCAGATTGAAGGCTGCGACTGTTTTTCGCGAATGAAAATTTGCCTGGAAGGGCCGTTGGACGTAGCCAGGCTAAAAATCGGATTGCATTGTGTAGTCTCCCGGCATGAGGCTCTGCGCACTCGGCTCATGCAGTTACCGGGGATTTCTGTTCCCGTCCAGACAATCGGAGAAATAGAAAGCTCCTTCTGCCTGGAGCTCTGTGACGGCAAGGTTCGGCAGAATCAATCTGAGCCTGATGAGGCGTGGGACTTTCGGGAAAGTCCGGACGCCGTGCTCCGGGCGAGACTGCTGCGGGTTAATGATCACAGACACTGGCTTCTGATCCAGACGCCGGCAACCTGCGCGGATACCGCGAGTTTATTGGTTCTCATCAACGAGTTGCGCATTGCTTACGACCAGCCGGAGAGCAGCGCCGGACAGATTTTGCCGGCTCCCTTGCAATATGCTGACGTTTCCGAATGGCTGAACCAGCTTGACGAGTCGGAGGATTCATTGGCCGGTCGGCGGTACTGGATGCGAACTATAGCTGATGTGAAGCTTCAGCTTCCTTCTGCAAAGCCGGCCAGCGTGCGTTGGGAAAGCGAAGACGTGCCGCTGTCTGCTCCTGTAATGGAAGCTCTTCATCGGTTCGCGCAGCAGCCGGGCCGTGCAGAGGCACTTCTGCTGGCAGCATGGGCAATTCTGCTGAAAAAATTCGGATACGAGGTTCCCTGTATTGGAGTTGCGTGCGACGGTCGATCGTCAGAGCTGCTGCGTAACTGCATCGGGCCGCTGATGCGGCACTTGCCGGTGCATGTTCCGCTCGAGAATTCGATTTCTTTTGAGGTCGCCTGTGTTAAAACGGCGGAGGCGGTTGCCCAGGCGATCGAATGGCAGGAGTCTTTCAATTGGGAGCAGCTGGAAAAAGAGCTGTGGAACGGGGCCAGCCTGCCTTACCTTCCATTTTCCTTTGAATATATAAACGTTATGAATTCCGGCATGGCCGGCCGGGTGATGTTCACGACAGAGTATTTGCACACAGCTGCCGACTTTGTTGGCCTGCATCTTGGCTGCACGGCGCGCAGCCACGATTTCCAATTGCGCATTCTCTGGGACCGTGCGTTGTATGCGGAGAAAGACATCAAGACGCTCTGCGAAGGACTGTCTGTCCTTCTTGGCCATGCGATTGCCGGCCCGAAGGCGCCATGGATGGAGTTGAGCGTCATCGGCCCGGCCCAGCGTAAATGGCTGGTGGAAGACCTGAATGCCACGGCTGCTGTCTTCCGCACCGATGCCGTGCTTCTTCATGAACTCGTCTCGGCGCAGACACATAAAAGTCCCGGCGCCTGTGCCCTGCTTTTTGAAGGAAGAGAGTTGACATACAGAGAATTGGATGAGCGTGCTGGGCAGCTCGCTGAATATCTTGCCGGCGCAGGAATCGGCCCTGAAGCTCTGGTTGCAATCTGGATGGAAAGATGTCCGGAGATGGTCATTGCGATGCTCGGTGTCCTGAAGGCGGGCGGGGCTTATGTTCCCATCGATCCACAGTATCCGGAGGAGCGCGTCAAATTCATGCTGCGCGATAGCAGAGCGAAAGCCCTGATCGCGCAACGTGAACTGGCCGCCCAGGCGCACGGCATTTCGCCCAAGCCGCTTATTGTGCAGGAGATGTGCAACGGCCTACAGAAAGAAAAGTTGGCGCTCGTGCGGCCCATTCCCGAAAATCCGGCCTATGTGATCTATACCTCCGGCTCGACGGGTGTACCCAAAGGTGCGGTCATCAGCCACAAAGCAATCGTCAACCATATGAATTGGATGGAAAAAGAGTTTCCTCTGGAGTCCGGCGACCGCGTACTGCAGAAGACATCCTCCAGCTTTGACGCCTCTGTATGGGAGTTCTATGCGCCCCTGATGTCCGGTAGCTGTCTGGTCCTGCTTCGGCCCGGCGGACAGCAGGACAGGGAATACCTGCTGAAGTGTATCCGGGAAAATAAAGTGACTGTGCTGCAACTGGTTCCGTCGCAGCTGAGAATGCTGCTGGAAGCGGATGGACTGGAACAATGCACATCGTTGCGGCGAGTGTTCTGCGGCGGAGAAGATTTGCAGACCGATCTGGTTTTACAACTCCGGAGCAGGTTGCCGCAGTGTCAACTCTATAATCTATATGGTCCCACGGAAGCAACTATAGATTCCACGTGGTCGCTCTGCGATGCCCGAACGGATGTTTCTACCGCAGCAATCGGAAGACCAATCGCCAATGCGAAGACCTACATTGTTGATCCGCAAGGAGAACTGTCGCCGCCTCATGTCAAAGGAGAGCTGTATATCGGCGGAGCCGGGCTGGCCAGGGGTTACTTAAATCGTCCTGATCTTACTGCGGAACGGTTTGTGCCCGATTCGTTCAGCGGGAAAAGCGGCGCAAGACTTTATCGCACGAGTGACCTGGCGCGTTATCGCGACGATGGGCAGCTGGAATTCATCGGAAGGCTGGACCACCAAGTCAAATTGCGCGGCTTCCGAATCGAGGTGGGGGAAATCGAGGCCGAGCTGGTGAAATATCCCGGCGTGCAACAGGCCGTGGCTGTGGTGAGAGAAGATACGCCTGGCGACAAGCGGCTGGTGGCGTATGTAACCATCGCCCAGGAAGCCCGCGTAGAAACCAGCGCGATGCAAGAGCGCCTGAAAGAAAATCTTCCCGTATACATGGTGCCTTCCATTGTGATTATCGATGCATTTCCCCTGACTGTAAACGGTAAGGTGGACCGCAAAGCCCTCCTGCAACTGAAGCGGGAACATACAACACTACGAGAGAAGCCACCGGAGAGCATCGATGAAGAGATCTTATGCGGAATTTTTTCCGAGGTGCTGGGGCGCGAAAGCGTAGGCGTGAATGACGATTTCTTTGAGATGGGCGGCCACTCGCTTCTAGCCACGCAAATGATCTCGCGTATAAGACGGGTCTTTGAAGTGGACATGCCACTGCGGGACCTTTTTGAGTCGCCGACCGTAGGAGGCCTGTGTGGACGGATCAGGAGCGCGCGAAGGGTCAACCTGAAACCGCCTGCAGCAACCGAACACGCGGAAGAAATACCTTTGTCTCACGCGCAGTACAGGATCTGGTTTGTGGACCAGATGGAGCCCGGCAATCCGGCGTATAACATGCCGTTTGCCATCCGTTTGACGGGACCATTGGACGTTAATGCCGTTGTTTTGAGCATTCACGAGATTGTCCGGCGACATGAAATTCTGCGGACAGTCTTTGTTTCCCGCGATGGGACTCCCCTGCAAAGAATCATGCCATATACGAAAGTTGAGGTCCCGCAACTTGACTTGGCAGGACTGGACCCGCAGGAGCGCGCTCGCGAGATCAGCAGGGAATTGCTGTTTCAGACGGAAGAACCTTTTCATTTGCGGACCGGGCCTCTGCTTCGGCTGAAGTTGTTACACCTTGAAGAAGAGGCGCATATACTGGCGGGCTGCCTGCACCATATCGTTTGCGATGGCTGGTCCATCAACCTGCTGGCGCGCGAGTTCTCGTCTTTATACCAGGCATACACAAAAGGAGAAAAATCGCCGCTCCCCGAATTACCTATTCAGTACGCGGATTACGCGTTGTGGCAGCGTGAATGGCTGCAGAGCGGGGTGCTGCAGGAGCAGCTCCGGTACTGGAGCAGGCAGTTGGCGGAGCTGCCCCCGGCGTCACTGCCGCTGGACTTAGCCAGACCCGTAGTTCCAGACTGGAGAGCGGGCTCCATGCCGTTGTCAATCGCAGAAGAACTCGCGCAAAAATTGAAACGTCTGGCGCAGAAGGAAAGCGCAACCATGTTTATGGCTTTCCTGGCTTGCTGGCAGATTGTCTTCAGCCGTTACACGGGAGAGAACGACGTCACCGTGGGCATTGCGATATCGAACCGCAGCGAGAATGAACTGGAGCATCTGATCGGTTGTTTCGTGAATACACTGGTGCTGCGGACTCCGTTGAAGCTGGACCGCAGCTTTCGCGAGAATCTGGCCAATGTACGCCGCATAACCATTGAAGCGCAGGCGCATCAGGATTTACCTTTCGAAGCGCTTGTGGAACATCTGCAGCCGCAACGCGAGATTGACCGTACGCCGCTGTTTCAGGCCATGCTGGTGCATCAGCACTCTGCGGCGCTTGCAATGAAAGACGCGCCGCTTACAGCCGAACTGCTTCCCATGCAGGCACGGGCAGCCAAGCAGGATCTGATCCTTTACTTTCAAGAGGCCGCTCACGGGGTGAAAGGGGAGGCGCTGTACAGGAGCGCTCTGTTCACTCCCGCTTCCATTGCCCGGTTGTTGCAGAGCCTTGAAGAACTGATGCAGCAGGTCTGCGCGCATCCGGACTCGCCTATTGCAGGCCTGCAATGGTCGGCAGCAACGGAAGAGAGCGGCCTGAGCGCGTCCTTTGCGGACTCTCTGTCATAA
- a CDS encoding TauD/TfdA family dioxygenase, whose amino-acid sequence MYAAELQALGMNDLAVEVMDQSGNFPLLLERQTDTGQDACLSGEHAFLELWNKNRGWIDRALLKHGALLFRGFSISSQEVFQSAISRLKEELLDYVDGDSPRTKLGGGVYTSTEYPSDLFIPLHNELSYSVRWPARLFFCCIVQPQDGGQTPLVSSRALLQALPAEIVSEFRKRKVRYVRNLHAGKGTGKSWQETFETTDRKNVDRFIRNSDMQACWNPDGSLRLISIRSATAIHPVTGDEVWFNQADQFHPSSLPQATYESLMALYEGYEDEMPENATFGDGSPIPIEYLQCIRETTQRLLVRFDWRKGDLLMVDNMLLAHGRMPFTGARKILVVMTAH is encoded by the coding sequence ATGTATGCAGCAGAATTGCAGGCTCTTGGCATGAATGATCTTGCAGTAGAGGTCATGGACCAATCCGGAAATTTCCCCCTCCTGCTTGAACGCCAAACAGACACAGGCCAGGATGCGTGCTTGTCCGGCGAACACGCGTTTCTGGAACTGTGGAATAAGAATCGCGGCTGGATTGACCGCGCATTGCTGAAACATGGGGCGCTGCTGTTTCGCGGATTCTCCATCTCGAGCCAGGAAGTGTTCCAGTCCGCGATCAGCCGACTTAAGGAAGAGTTGCTGGATTATGTCGATGGCGACTCCCCGCGCACCAAGCTGGGAGGAGGGGTGTACACATCCACCGAATATCCGTCCGACCTTTTCATTCCCCTGCACAATGAGCTTTCGTATTCGGTCCGCTGGCCGGCACGCCTGTTTTTCTGCTGTATCGTGCAGCCCCAGGACGGCGGCCAGACCCCACTGGTGAGCAGCCGTGCGCTGCTGCAGGCGCTGCCGGCAGAGATTGTGAGCGAATTCCGGAAGAGAAAAGTCAGGTATGTGCGCAACCTCCATGCCGGAAAGGGAACAGGCAAATCCTGGCAGGAGACGTTCGAAACTACGGATCGTAAGAATGTAGACCGGTTCATCAGGAACTCAGATATGCAAGCTTGCTGGAATCCGGATGGATCGCTCCGGCTCATCAGCATTCGGTCTGCTACCGCAATCCATCCCGTTACTGGAGACGAAGTCTGGTTTAACCAGGCGGATCAGTTTCATCCTTCCAGCCTGCCGCAGGCGACATATGAATCTTTGATGGCTCTGTACGAAGGCTATGAAGACGAGATGCCGGAGAACGCCACATTCGGCGATGGCTCGCCGATTCCGATCGAGTATCTGCAATGCATCCGCGAAACCACGCAGCGGCTTCTGGTCAGGTTCGATTGGCGGAAAGGAGACCTGCTCATGGTGGACAACATGCTATTAGCCCACGGGAGAATGCCGTTTACGGGAGCTCGCAAAATCCTTGTGGTCATGACCGCTCATTAA
- a CDS encoding tyrosine-type recombinase/integrase encodes MDIDWKALTIYVRREIVLGRVDETKTEYSQAPAPLDPSLMQALLDWRHKSEFSENEDWIFRFALQRWREALFPDRSSKKVFTAAQRAGIAHLLRGEPTKILRHSYRSWLGTTNAPVAVIKDLMRHADIRTTFNEYGNGLLAPMREANSKVVRMVLR; translated from the coding sequence ATGGACATCGACTGGAAAGCGTTGACGATCTATGTTCGCCGGGAGATTGTCCTGGGCAGGGTGGATGAGACAAAGACAGAATACTCACAAGCCCCGGCCCCGCTTGATCCATCCTTGATGCAGGCCCTGCTCGACTGGAGGCACAAGTCTGAATTTTCAGAGAACGAAGATTGGATTTTTCGCTTCGCCCTTCAGCGCTGGAGAGAAGCCCTATTTCCAGACCGCAGTTCAAAGAAGGTTTTTACTGCGGCACAGAGAGCGGGCATAGCGCACTTGCTGCGAGGCGAGCCAACCAAGATCCTCAGACACTCTTATCGATCATGGCTAGGGACGACCAATGCGCCGGTAGCCGTGATCAAGGACCTGATGCGCCATGCTGATATTCGGACCACGTTCAACGAATATGGCAATGGATTGCTGGCCCCCATGCGTGAAGCCAACAGCAAAGTCGTGCGAATGGTTTTACGCTGA
- a CDS encoding cytochrome P450 yields MRSITSASRNGAAQPLSLYHLLDPEVLANPYPLYRRLREESPVHWDPFLSAWVVTGYTNVMAVLTKFSALRTPAPEQLAALGLSELGPIAEIMVRQMLFMDAPQHTRLRRLAAYAFRPARVASLSARIQEITDDLIDKFAPAGRVEIMKDFAVPLPAIVTAEMLGVPVADSRQLTEWSADFAEMLGNFQHNPDRASRVRRSVQELVKYFKAHLRKMEQGCNEGLVHSLAIAEVDGDRFSEEEVIANSILTMVGGQETTTNLIGNGLLTLLRYPDQMHKLLANPGLMGSAVEECLRYESPSQHTARKALTDMPIGKITVRAGQAVIAVMGAANRDPEAFPDPDRFDITRTDNRHLAFGWAAHFCFGAALARIEGKIAFSTLLRRLPGPKVDPVQLEWRENLGLRGLKRLPLTFNGSTGKAFEADADPQPATNV; encoded by the coding sequence ATGAGGAGCATTACGAGCGCTTCCCGGAACGGGGCGGCTCAGCCGCTCAGTCTTTATCACTTGCTGGACCCGGAAGTTCTGGCCAACCCTTACCCGCTTTACCGGCGTTTGCGTGAGGAATCGCCGGTCCATTGGGACCCTTTTTTGAGCGCCTGGGTTGTTACTGGTTACACAAATGTAATGGCAGTCTTGACGAAGTTCTCCGCATTGCGCACGCCGGCTCCCGAGCAGTTGGCGGCGCTGGGTCTTTCGGAACTAGGACCGATTGCCGAGATCATGGTGCGGCAAATGCTTTTCATGGATGCGCCTCAGCATACTCGGCTGCGCCGGCTTGCCGCCTATGCCTTCAGGCCGGCAAGAGTGGCATCGCTCAGCGCACGTATTCAGGAGATCACCGACGATCTGATCGACAAATTCGCGCCTGCCGGTCGCGTTGAGATCATGAAGGATTTTGCCGTTCCTCTTCCCGCAATTGTTACCGCGGAGATGCTGGGAGTGCCGGTAGCCGACAGCAGGCAACTTACCGAGTGGTCGGCGGATTTTGCCGAGATGCTGGGAAATTTCCAGCACAATCCCGATCGCGCCTCCAGGGTGCGCCGAAGCGTCCAGGAACTGGTGAAATATTTTAAGGCTCATCTGCGGAAGATGGAGCAGGGTTGCAACGAGGGGTTGGTCCACTCGCTGGCTATCGCCGAGGTGGACGGAGACCGCTTCAGCGAGGAAGAGGTGATCGCGAACTCAATTCTTACCATGGTTGGCGGCCAGGAGACCACCACGAATCTTATTGGAAATGGTTTGCTCACGCTTCTACGGTATCCGGACCAGATGCATAAACTACTGGCGAATCCAGGCCTGATGGGCTCCGCCGTCGAAGAATGCCTGCGCTATGAAAGCCCCAGCCAGCACACGGCCCGCAAAGCCCTCACCGATATGCCGATTGGGAAAATAACAGTGCGGGCCGGCCAGGCTGTTATTGCGGTGATGGGCGCTGCCAATCGCGACCCGGAAGCCTTTCCTGATCCTGACCGGTTCGATATCACGCGCACAGATAATCGCCATCTGGCCTTCGGATGGGCCGCGCATTTTTGTTTCGGAGCCGCTCTGGCGCGTATAGAAGGCAAGATTGCATTTTCCACCCTGCTGCGGCGCCTGCCCGGTCCCAAGGTCGATCCTGTTCAGCTCGAATGGCGGGAGAACCTGGGATTACGCGGCTTAAAGCGATTACCCCTCACTTTTAACGGCTCTACCGGCAAGGCCTTTGAGGCTGATGCCGACCCACAGCCGGCAACTAACGTCTGA